The Euphorbia lathyris chromosome 2, ddEupLath1.1, whole genome shotgun sequence genome includes a window with the following:
- the LOC136219024 gene encoding F-box/FBD/LRR-repeat protein At4g00160-like isoform X2, translating into MDINLPVTKDQRCSESLDIIEDRISKLPDEILGKILSYLRTKRAVATSVLSKRWEYLWTLTSDLDFCDFGLLDDEAENKNDNDYMIKMRSFQRYVDRVIFYHGGSDIGKCRLDFHNVEGVDIYLLNAISQVEYLSLTASEMSLQNIIRDSALPIFKNLKTMELRDSVGWRTPANDWKVLPNLLDSSPNLRVLIFCQGLVSLTLYRDDFNHFDWQRPESVPECLSMHLKTIEIFEFVGFPEELQIVEYLLECGKVLEKMIIHRFVLSKSTIMKKKVKRDKVMSELLSLRRNCSTGEVMSFKRSSSSCEVIFTD; encoded by the exons ATGGATATAAACTTGCCGGTAACTAAAGATCAGCGGTGTTCTGAATCTCTTGATATTATAGAAGACAGGATCAGCAAGTTGCCTGATGAAATTCTTGGCAAAATACTTTCCTATCTCCGAACAAAAAGAGCGGTTGCCACCTCTGTTTTGTCCAAAAGATGGGAATATCTTTGGACATTAACCTCTGATCTTGATTTTTGTGATTTTGGGCTACTTGATGATGAAgctgaaaataaaaatgataacgATTACATGATTAAGATGAGGTCCTTCCAGAGATACGTGGATAGGGTCATCTTTTACCATGGTGGATCAGATATAGGAAAATGCCGTTTGGATTTTCACA ATGTTGAAGGCGTTGATATTTACCTACTCAATGCAATCTCTCAAGTTGAATATTTAAGTCTGACAGCAAGCGAGATG AGTCTCCAAAACATTATTCGTGATTCAGCCTTGCCTATATTCAAAAATCTTAAGACAATGGAGCTTCGTGACAGTGTTGGATGGCGAACACCAGCAAATGATTGGAAAGTGTTGCCTAATTTACTTGACTCCTCACCAAATCTACGAGTTCTTATCTTTTGTCAA GGACTTGTAAGTCTTACCCTTTATCGAGATGATTTCAACCACTTCGATTGGCAACGGCCAGAATCTGTGCCTGAATGTTTGAGCATGCATCTGAAGACAattgaaatttttgaatttgtgGGTTTCCCAGAGGAACTACAGATTGTGGAATATTTGCTTGAGTGTGGGAAAGTATTGGAGAAAATGATAATCCACAGATTTGTTCTTAGTAAAAGTACAAtaatgaagaagaaagtgaaacGGGATAAGGTTATGTCTGAACTGTTGAGCTTGAGAAGAAATTGTAGCACTGGTGAAGTTATGAGCTTTAAAAGAAGTTCTAGCTCATGTGAAGTTATTTTCACCGATTGA
- the LOC136219024 gene encoding F-box/FBD/LRR-repeat protein At4g26340-like isoform X1 codes for MDINLPVTKDQRCSESLDIIEDRISKLPDEILGKILSYLRTKRAVATSVLSKRWEYLWTLTSDLDFCDFGLLDDEAENKNDNDYMIKMRSFQRYVDRVIFYHGGSDIGKCRLDFHSKYAAPSFYALICALITCNVQKLSLDCCRSTSNTYSHLPWMFFSNNTLVELSISGNLVLDLPTYVCFPCLKILFIQFPVFVDDASTARLFSSCPVLEELTIFRLKDDLEIMNISVPSLKRLMVDSGTSSCLQTTINTPCLEYLEIDARSRYFVNFTSSLVHADVEGVDIYLLNAISQVEYLSLTASEMSLQNIIRDSALPIFKNLKTMELRDSVGWRTPANDWKVLPNLLDSSPNLRVLIFCQGLVSLTLYRDDFNHFDWQRPESVPECLSMHLKTIEIFEFVGFPEELQIVEYLLECGKVLEKMIIHRFVLSKSTIMKKKVKRDKVMSELLSLRRNCSTGEVMSFKRSSSSCEVIFTD; via the exons ATGGATATAAACTTGCCGGTAACTAAAGATCAGCGGTGTTCTGAATCTCTTGATATTATAGAAGACAGGATCAGCAAGTTGCCTGATGAAATTCTTGGCAAAATACTTTCCTATCTCCGAACAAAAAGAGCGGTTGCCACCTCTGTTTTGTCCAAAAGATGGGAATATCTTTGGACATTAACCTCTGATCTTGATTTTTGTGATTTTGGGCTACTTGATGATGAAgctgaaaataaaaatgataacgATTACATGATTAAGATGAGGTCCTTCCAGAGATACGTGGATAGGGTCATCTTTTACCATGGTGGATCAGATATAGGAAAATGCCGTTTGGATTTTCACAGTAAATATGCTGCCCCTAGTTTCTATGCTTTGATTTGTGCTCTAATAACTTGCAACGTCCAAAAATTATCTCTTGACTGCTGTAGAAGCACGTCCAACACTTATTCTCATTTGCCTTGGATGTTTTTTTCCAACAATACTCTCGTTGAATTGAGCATTAGTGGAAATCTTGTACTTGACTTGCCTACATATGTTTGTTTTCCATGCCTTAAAATCCTTTTTATTCAGTTTCCTGTATTTGTGGATGATGCTTCCACGGCAAGACTCTTTTCCAGTTGTCCGGTCCTTGAAGAATTAACTATTTTCAGATTGAAGGATGACCTGGAAATAATGAATATTTCTGTACCTTCATTGAAAAGATTGATGGTTGACTCTGGAACTTCTAGTTGTCTTCAGACTACGATTAATACCCCATGCCTGGAGTACCTTGAGATTGATGCACGAAGTAGATATTTTGTCAACTTTACATCATCTTTAGTTCATGCAGATGTTGAAGGCGTTGATATTTACCTACTCAATGCAATCTCTCAAGTTGAATATTTAAGTCTGACAGCAAGCGAGATG AGTCTCCAAAACATTATTCGTGATTCAGCCTTGCCTATATTCAAAAATCTTAAGACAATGGAGCTTCGTGACAGTGTTGGATGGCGAACACCAGCAAATGATTGGAAAGTGTTGCCTAATTTACTTGACTCCTCACCAAATCTACGAGTTCTTATCTTTTGTCAA GGACTTGTAAGTCTTACCCTTTATCGAGATGATTTCAACCACTTCGATTGGCAACGGCCAGAATCTGTGCCTGAATGTTTGAGCATGCATCTGAAGACAattgaaatttttgaatttgtgGGTTTCCCAGAGGAACTACAGATTGTGGAATATTTGCTTGAGTGTGGGAAAGTATTGGAGAAAATGATAATCCACAGATTTGTTCTTAGTAAAAGTACAAtaatgaagaagaaagtgaaacGGGATAAGGTTATGTCTGAACTGTTGAGCTTGAGAAGAAATTGTAGCACTGGTGAAGTTATGAGCTTTAAAAGAAGTTCTAGCTCATGTGAAGTTATTTTCACCGATTGA